CGGCCTCGTGGTCCAGCGAGCCGTTGAGGTGGCCGACGATGGCGCAGGCTTCGCCGATCGCCTTGCCCTTGCGCGCCTGATCGCCCTGCGCCAGGCAGGCCTGGGCCTGACGGATGCGCTGGCAGGCGCCGGCGAACAGCAGCGCGACCAGCTTGTGCGGGTCGGCATCGGTGATGCTGGTGGACACGCTCATCTTGCGGTATTGCTCGGCGTATTGGCGACTGGAACCGTGCATGGAAAACTCCCTCGGGTGGCGTAGCGGCCGCTTGCCGCCGTACGTGGCGATGGCGCCACGGCGGCGGTATTCGGAGCTGGGCCGGAATGACTGTCGATACACACGTTATCGGCCACTGGGCGGTCCGACTTGAGTCCCGTGAAGAGCATCTCGATAACGATTATCAGTTGTTGGAAGAGAACTGCTTGGCCAAGTA
This sequence is a window from Xanthomonas sp. CFBP 8443. Protein-coding genes within it:
- the fliS gene encoding flagellar export chaperone FliS yields the protein MHGSSRQYAEQYRKMSVSTSITDADPHKLVALLFAGACQRIRQAQACLAQGDQARKGKAIGEACAIVGHLNGSLDHEAGGEIANNLSALYDYVMHRLTEANLHNDESALVESLELLSEIDAAWNAIPLQQRELAPVAAL